From one Pontibacillus sp. HMF3514 genomic stretch:
- a CDS encoding iron-sulfur cluster assembly accessory protein, whose translation MSINISDSASLQIQEMMKEESENVLLRFGVKGGGCSGLSYAMGFEYDINEELDTTFEANGIPVVVNKQDLAIVEGTNIDFKQNMMGGGFTIDNPNAIANCGCGSSFRTATNAGAPSTDC comes from the coding sequence ATGTCGATCAACATTTCTGATAGTGCTAGTCTTCAAATACAAGAGATGATGAAAGAAGAGTCGGAAAACGTTCTTTTACGTTTTGGTGTTAAAGGAGGAGGCTGCAGCGGACTTTCTTATGCTATGGGATTTGAATATGATATCAACGAAGAGCTTGATACTACATTCGAAGCTAATGGAATCCCTGTTGTGGTCAATAAGCAAGACCTTGCCATCGTAGAAGGTACAAACATCGACTTTAAACAGAACATGATGGGCGGCGGGTTCACGATTGATAATCCGAACGCCATTGCTAATTGTGGCTGTGGCTCATCTTTCCGTACGGCAACAAATGCTGGTGCGCCAAGTACAGATTGTTAA
- the lipA gene encoding lipoyl synthase, whose product MSKKEEHLRKPEWLKINIKTNKSYNKLKRIMRERGLHTVCEEARCPNIHECWSERKTATFMILGDTCTRGCRFCAVKTGLPNELDRQEPEKVAESVELMDLKHAVVTAVARDDLSDGGAFIFAETVKAIHRRSPGATVEVLPSDMAGDYDSLHTLMDAGPDIFNHNIETVRRLTPRVRSKATYDRSLELLRRVKEIAPNTPTKSSLMVGLGETKEEIVQAMDDLLAHNVDIMTIGQYLQPTKKHLKVERYYHPDEFEELRQIALEKGFKHCQAGPLVRSSYHADEQVNETSLQRRIKYMKGYEESNEEKLDTMNF is encoded by the coding sequence ATGAGTAAAAAAGAAGAACATTTACGCAAGCCCGAATGGTTGAAAATTAACATTAAAACGAACAAATCCTACAATAAGCTAAAGCGTATTATGCGTGAGCGCGGTCTACATACCGTATGTGAGGAAGCAAGATGCCCAAATATTCATGAGTGTTGGAGTGAGCGAAAAACCGCAACATTCATGATTCTAGGTGATACATGTACACGTGGTTGCCGTTTCTGTGCAGTTAAAACAGGTCTTCCAAACGAGTTAGATCGTCAGGAGCCTGAAAAAGTTGCTGAATCTGTAGAGCTTATGGATCTGAAACACGCAGTTGTTACAGCAGTAGCACGTGATGATTTAAGTGATGGTGGTGCATTCATTTTTGCTGAAACTGTGAAAGCTATTCACCGTCGTTCCCCAGGCGCTACGGTAGAAGTATTACCATCTGATATGGCAGGAGACTACGATAGTCTTCATACATTAATGGATGCAGGGCCTGATATCTTTAACCATAATATTGAAACTGTTCGTCGTTTAACACCAAGAGTTCGCTCTAAGGCAACTTATGACCGTTCTTTAGAGTTGCTACGTCGTGTTAAAGAAATTGCTCCAAATACACCAACAAAATCAAGTCTTATGGTAGGTTTGGGTGAAACAAAAGAAGAGATTGTACAAGCGATGGACGATCTTCTTGCACACAATGTAGATATCATGACAATCGGTCAATATTTACAACCAACGAAAAAGCACCTTAAAGTTGAGCGTTATTATCATCCTGATGAATTTGAAGAGCTTCGCCAGATCGCATTAGAAAAAGGCTTCAAACACTGTCAGGCCGGCCCACTTGTCCGTTCATCTTATCACGCTGATGAACAAGTCAACGAAACCTCTCTTCAACGCCGCATTAAATACATGAAAGGCTACGAAGAGTCTAATGAGGAAAAACTAGATACGATGAACTTTTAA
- a CDS encoding biotin/lipoate A/B protein ligase family protein, translating into MSETWYFIDSGHASPAYNMALDEALLNWHSQGLIPPVIRFYGWDPATLSVGYFQKLSGKIDVDAVKEYGYGLVRRPTGGRAVLHDNELTYSVIVSENHQSMPPSVTEAYRVISEGILQGFRNLDVQADFSIPEGKLEQTGSAVCFEEPSWYELIVEGKKAAGSAQTRQKGVILQHGSIPIEVDESALFDMFIYPNERIKERARKAFSGKAVAINEVAGRQVQLEEVKKAFYAGFEKGLGMQLQPYTLTQEQLAEVNQLAEERYAKDEWTYYR; encoded by the coding sequence ATGTCAGAAACATGGTATTTTATAGACTCTGGACATGCTTCGCCTGCTTATAATATGGCATTGGATGAAGCATTACTGAACTGGCATAGTCAAGGACTTATTCCGCCTGTCATTCGTTTTTATGGGTGGGACCCAGCGACACTGTCAGTTGGGTATTTTCAAAAGCTAAGTGGGAAAATTGATGTAGATGCCGTAAAAGAATATGGATATGGTTTGGTGAGAAGACCTACAGGTGGACGTGCGGTACTTCATGATAATGAACTTACATATAGTGTCATCGTCTCTGAGAATCATCAATCGATGCCACCTTCCGTAACCGAAGCTTATAGGGTTATCTCTGAAGGAATTCTACAAGGGTTTCGAAACTTAGATGTTCAAGCAGACTTCTCTATACCCGAAGGAAAGCTCGAACAAACGGGCTCAGCCGTCTGTTTTGAAGAGCCATCCTGGTATGAATTAATTGTTGAGGGTAAAAAAGCAGCAGGTAGTGCCCAAACTAGGCAAAAGGGCGTTATTTTACAGCATGGTTCAATCCCAATAGAGGTTGATGAATCTGCGTTGTTTGATATGTTTATTTACCCAAATGAGCGAATTAAAGAACGTGCGCGTAAGGCGTTTAGCGGCAAAGCTGTTGCTATTAATGAAGTGGCCGGACGCCAAGTTCAACTAGAAGAAGTAAAAAAAGCCTTCTACGCAGGTTTTGAAAAAGGTCTAGGTATGCAATTGCAGCCTTATACATTAACACAAGAACAATTAGCCGAAGTAAACCAGTTAGCAGAAGAGCGATATGCTAAAGACGAATGGACGTATTATCGCTAG
- a CDS encoding YuzB family protein, with product MNPIIEFCINNLASGSQKAKEELEKDLDLDVIEYGCLSHCGLCAQSLFCLVNGDRVTGETPDELVENVYQHLEENPLF from the coding sequence ATGAATCCGATCATCGAATTTTGTATTAATAATTTAGCAAGTGGATCTCAAAAAGCGAAAGAAGAGCTTGAGAAAGATCTAGATCTTGATGTTATAGAATATGGATGTTTAAGTCATTGTGGCCTATGCGCCCAGTCCCTTTTTTGTTTAGTAAATGGGGATCGTGTAACTGGAGAAACACCTGATGAATTAGTGGAAAATGTATATCAGCACTTAGAAGAGAATCCCCTGTTCTAA
- a CDS encoding DUF1462 family protein, producing the protein MNKTTITVYGAEQRCASCVNAPGSKETYEWLEAAISRKYDSSYLQFQYIDIFTPPEQEEHQYFTQKILDDEFFYPLVVVNGEVVGEGNPRLKTVYRALESEGIQPTS; encoded by the coding sequence ATGAACAAAACAACCATTACAGTGTATGGAGCGGAGCAACGATGTGCAAGTTGTGTGAATGCTCCTGGGTCTAAAGAAACGTATGAGTGGCTTGAAGCAGCTATTTCAAGAAAATATGATTCTAGTTATCTACAATTTCAGTATATTGATATTTTTACACCACCCGAACAAGAAGAGCATCAGTATTTCACACAAAAGATCTTAGATGATGAATTCTTCTATCCACTTGTGGTCGTGAATGGAGAAGTCGTAGGAGAAGGGAACCCTCGTTTGAAAACGGTTTATAGAGCGTTGGAATCGGAAGGTATTCAACCAACAAGTTAA
- a CDS encoding NifU family protein has translation MMENQEQVQEVLNKLRPFLLRDGGDVELVDVEEGIVRLRLMGACGSCPSSTITLKAGIERALVEEVPGIREVEQVF, from the coding sequence ATGATGGAAAACCAAGAACAAGTACAAGAGGTCTTAAATAAACTTCGTCCCTTCTTACTACGTGATGGTGGAGACGTTGAGCTTGTAGATGTAGAAGAAGGAATCGTTCGCCTTCGTCTAATGGGAGCTTGCGGAAGCTGCCCAAGTTCTACAATCACACTAAAAGCTGGTATTGAGCGCGCACTTGTAGAAGAAGTACCAGGTATTCGTGAAGTTGAACAAGTATTCTAA
- a CDS encoding D-glycerate dehydrogenase: MSKPYVYITRSLPEDVVNQFQDIFDIHMWDYEEKPVERETLLQEANKADALITMLSDKVDEELLHECNQVKVIANLAVGYDNIDVQKADEKGITITNTPDVLTETTADLTFSLLMATARRIVEAAEYVKEGQWKNWAPLLLAGKDIHHKTIGIVGMGRIGEAVAKRATGFNMDILYHNRSRKEHAEQELGAKYVSFDDLLEQSDYVVCLAPLTKETKGMFDQKAFEKMKSTAIFVNASRGANVDEEALYKALEDGEIQAAGLDVFAQEPISSDHPLLQLENVVALPHIGSSSEETRKNMMELCFENIQRVWNGQEAKTKVNP; the protein is encoded by the coding sequence ATGTCAAAGCCATATGTATATATCACAAGATCTTTACCAGAAGATGTCGTCAATCAATTCCAAGATATTTTTGATATTCATATGTGGGATTATGAAGAAAAACCTGTGGAAAGAGAAACATTACTTCAAGAAGCGAATAAAGCGGATGCTCTTATTACAATGCTTAGTGATAAGGTTGATGAAGAGCTACTTCATGAATGCAATCAAGTTAAAGTAATTGCGAACCTGGCAGTAGGTTATGACAATATTGATGTGCAAAAGGCTGATGAAAAAGGGATAACGATAACCAACACACCTGATGTTCTAACAGAAACAACAGCAGATTTAACTTTTTCTTTATTAATGGCAACAGCAAGACGTATTGTTGAAGCAGCTGAGTATGTGAAAGAAGGTCAGTGGAAAAATTGGGCACCTCTTTTGTTAGCGGGCAAAGATATTCACCACAAAACAATTGGTATTGTAGGAATGGGACGAATTGGTGAAGCTGTAGCTAAACGTGCTACAGGGTTCAATATGGATATTCTATATCATAATCGAAGTCGAAAAGAGCATGCAGAACAAGAGCTTGGTGCCAAGTATGTGTCATTTGACGATTTGCTGGAGCAATCAGACTATGTGGTTTGCTTAGCTCCGTTAACAAAAGAAACAAAAGGGATGTTTGATCAAAAAGCTTTTGAGAAGATGAAATCTACAGCTATTTTTGTAAATGCATCTAGGGGAGCCAATGTGGATGAAGAGGCTCTTTACAAAGCTCTTGAAGATGGCGAAATTCAAGCGGCAGGACTTGATGTTTTTGCTCAAGAGCCGATATCATCTGACCATCCTTTACTTCAATTAGAGAACGTTGTTGCGTTACCGCATATTGGGTCTTCTAGTGAGGAAACTAGAAAGAATATGATGGAGCTTTGCTTTGAAAATATACAACGCGTATGGAATGGGCAAGAAGCTAAAACGAAAGTGAACCCTTAA
- the yutH gene encoding spore coat putative kinase YutH — translation MKDIIQERYNIELGEEIYHSGLHGFKGRDGYYILISEPPTTDEEAYEQRSLCEYLMNQGFQNVAIPMFTTEGRLQNSLDNQTFSLIYTPSFETVQEKQGTRLAQLHQLGNDYPYQPQYVTRYGQWKKLWEDKMDAWTTLYKQEWEERPATSYQRLFIETFPYLEGMTENAIQYLQESERDWRYDQTDQGTFTFQRLHPSMLSENIWPHTLLYDHPTRDIAEWMRYKFLENGSEAFGEIQTFLDDYESSRALSVFSWRMIYARLLLPVHLFDSLEGSLGNGDKRNRMAEHSLRDLLHFQDTYEQILHRFFSELSLDVQRVNIPVLDWD, via the coding sequence ATGAAAGACATCATTCAAGAACGGTATAATATTGAGCTGGGGGAAGAGATTTATCATTCTGGTCTTCATGGATTTAAAGGGCGGGATGGGTATTATATTCTTATATCAGAACCGCCAACTACAGATGAAGAAGCATACGAACAACGTTCTCTTTGTGAATATTTAATGAATCAAGGATTTCAAAACGTCGCAATTCCTATGTTTACAACAGAAGGACGCCTTCAGAATAGCCTTGATAACCAAACGTTCTCACTTATTTATACACCTTCTTTTGAAACGGTGCAAGAAAAACAAGGAACAAGGCTTGCCCAGTTACATCAATTAGGAAACGATTACCCCTATCAACCTCAATATGTCACTCGATATGGTCAATGGAAAAAACTTTGGGAAGATAAAATGGATGCATGGACTACTCTATATAAACAGGAATGGGAAGAGAGACCTGCCACCTCATATCAGAGATTATTTATTGAGACATTTCCTTATTTGGAAGGGATGACCGAAAACGCAATTCAATACTTACAAGAAAGTGAGCGAGATTGGCGTTATGATCAAACAGACCAAGGAACATTTACGTTTCAGCGCCTACATCCATCTATGTTATCCGAAAACATATGGCCTCATACCTTGTTATATGATCATCCAACTCGTGATATTGCTGAATGGATGAGATACAAATTTCTCGAAAACGGGTCTGAAGCTTTCGGGGAGATACAAACGTTTTTAGATGATTATGAATCCTCTAGAGCATTGTCAGTATTTAGTTGGAGAATGATTTATGCACGTTTGCTCTTACCTGTTCATTTGTTTGATTCTTTAGAAGGATCGCTTGGGAATGGTGATAAAAGAAATCGAATGGCAGAACACTCCTTGAGAGATCTTTTGCATTTTCAAGACACTTATGAACAAATTCTTCACCGCTTTTTTTCTGAGTTATCTTTAGATGTCCAACGCGTCAATATTCCAGTTTTAGATTGGGATTGA
- a CDS encoding phosphatidylglycerophosphatase A — protein MAQQKMTQLEEKARIWLKERGVTLDDIADLVYYLQSKYHDDLSLEECKWNVNRVIAKREVQNAILTGIQLDILAEKKQLDSPLQETIEVDESLYGIDEVIALSIVNVYGSIGFTNYGFIDKQKPGILEKLNDKSYGCNTFLDDIVGAIAAAASSRLAHSTASDEEIDD, from the coding sequence ATGGCACAGCAAAAAATGACGCAGTTAGAAGAAAAAGCAAGAATATGGTTAAAAGAGAGAGGCGTAACACTAGATGATATAGCCGATCTCGTGTATTACTTACAGTCCAAGTATCACGATGATTTATCGCTAGAGGAATGTAAATGGAATGTGAATCGAGTTATTGCTAAGCGTGAAGTTCAAAACGCAATCTTAACAGGGATACAACTTGACATCTTAGCTGAGAAAAAACAGCTAGACTCACCGCTTCAAGAAACCATTGAAGTTGATGAAAGCCTATATGGAATCGATGAGGTTATAGCACTTTCTATCGTAAACGTTTATGGTTCCATTGGGTTTACGAATTACGGATTTATTGATAAACAAAAACCAGGAATTTTAGAAAAGCTAAATGACAAATCTTATGGTTGTAACACCTTTTTAGATGACATTGTTGGAGCGATTGCTGCTGCAGCATCAAGTCGTTTAGCCCATAGTACTGCAAGCGACGAAGAAATCGATGACTAA
- a CDS encoding TIGR01457 family HAD-type hydrolase, which yields MTSYKGYLIDLDGTMYRGTERIEAASDFVKALKEKDIPHLFVTNNSSRRPEQVAEKLNSFDIPAEEAQVFTTSMATASYIKQQKEGANVYAIGEEGLFHALEDKGLHLVEEDSDYVVVGIDRGITYEKLSKACLNVRGGAKFLSTNGDIAIPTERGMLPGNGSLTSVVTVSTGVEPIFIGKPESIIMQQAMEALGLTKEETLMVGDNYHTDILAGMNAELDTLLVHTGVTTKEHLQEYDRQPTYTIESLEEWISKL from the coding sequence ATGACATCTTATAAAGGCTATTTAATTGATCTAGATGGGACAATGTATCGAGGAACTGAACGTATTGAAGCAGCATCAGATTTTGTTAAAGCATTAAAAGAAAAAGATATCCCACACTTGTTTGTTACGAATAATTCATCAAGACGCCCCGAACAAGTGGCAGAGAAATTGAATTCATTTGATATACCTGCTGAGGAAGCTCAAGTATTCACAACAAGTATGGCAACAGCATCTTATATTAAACAGCAAAAGGAAGGTGCAAATGTTTATGCTATAGGTGAAGAAGGACTTTTCCATGCACTGGAGGATAAAGGACTTCATCTTGTAGAGGAAGATAGTGATTATGTTGTTGTCGGAATTGACCGAGGAATTACATATGAAAAATTAAGTAAAGCATGCTTAAATGTTCGTGGTGGGGCGAAGTTCCTATCAACGAACGGTGATATAGCTATTCCTACTGAAAGAGGAATGCTACCCGGTAATGGCTCGTTAACTTCTGTTGTAACCGTCTCTACTGGAGTAGAACCTATATTCATAGGAAAACCAGAATCGATCATTATGCAACAAGCAATGGAAGCGTTAGGACTTACTAAAGAGGAAACGTTAATGGTGGGAGATAATTATCATACTGATATCTTAGCGGGCATGAATGCTGAGCTAGATACGCTTTTAGTTCACACAGGTGTAACCACCAAAGAGCATTTACAAGAGTATGATCGTCAACCTACATACACAATAGAATCCTTAGAAGAATGGATTTCGAAGTTATAA
- a CDS encoding DUF86 domain-containing protein has protein sequence MYFVDRSKIEETLQYLDGLLTCFENETFETFTEKLALERIAQMCVESIVDVGNMMIDGFIMRDPGSYEDIIDILTDEKVLPEEEEDYYKNIIQMRKPLVREFVNMDHDYLYNTINQNWTSLTTFSERIRYYLNEELGPVSAFSKE, from the coding sequence ATGTATTTTGTTGATAGAAGTAAAATCGAAGAAACATTACAATATTTGGATGGTTTGTTAACTTGTTTTGAGAACGAGACATTTGAAACATTTACAGAAAAACTAGCGCTTGAACGAATAGCTCAAATGTGTGTAGAGTCGATTGTGGATGTTGGAAATATGATGATTGATGGCTTTATTATGAGAGATCCCGGTAGTTATGAGGATATTATCGATATTCTAACGGATGAAAAAGTTCTTCCTGAAGAGGAGGAAGATTATTATAAAAACATTATCCAAATGCGTAAGCCTCTAGTCAGAGAGTTTGTAAATATGGACCATGATTATTTATATAATACAATAAATCAAAATTGGACTTCGTTAACAACTTTCAGTGAGCGAATTCGTTATTATCTCAATGAAGAATTAGGGCCCGTTTCAGCCTTTTCAAAAGAATAG